A region from the Variovorax paradoxus genome encodes:
- a CDS encoding HAD family hydrolase translates to MFAAAIFDMDGLLIDSERPIMAAWIEAARTLDIELSQSHYLQVVGLATAESEVILGTLLGGPEAYRHAIAHVRKRLQLQRADGLPLFPIKPGAAEFLGALRQRGTRCAVASSSTSGQIQACLGSLDVLHHFEAFAGGDEVARAKPDPALYLLAASRLGVDPAECVAFEDSENGAKAALAAGLRVVIVPDLKHPPTAIVEQALHVLDSLHDAMAHVPRWFPVPLA, encoded by the coding sequence ATGTTCGCCGCCGCCATCTTCGACATGGACGGGCTGCTCATCGATTCGGAACGGCCCATCATGGCCGCCTGGATCGAAGCGGCCCGAACGCTCGACATCGAGCTTTCACAGAGCCACTACCTGCAGGTAGTGGGCCTGGCTACTGCAGAGTCCGAGGTGATTCTGGGCACGCTGCTCGGCGGGCCCGAGGCCTATCGGCACGCCATCGCGCACGTCCGCAAGCGGCTGCAGCTGCAGCGCGCGGACGGCCTTCCGCTGTTTCCCATCAAGCCCGGCGCGGCCGAATTCCTGGGCGCGCTGCGGCAGCGCGGAACGCGCTGTGCCGTGGCGTCGTCGTCGACCAGCGGGCAGATCCAGGCCTGCCTCGGCAGCCTCGACGTGCTCCATCATTTCGAGGCCTTTGCGGGCGGCGACGAGGTGGCGCGCGCCAAGCCCGATCCGGCGCTCTACCTGCTTGCGGCCTCGCGCCTCGGCGTCGATCCGGCGGAATGCGTGGCCTTCGAGGACAGCGAGAACGGCGCCAAGGCTGCGCTGGCGGCGGGCCTGCGGGTGGTGATCGTTCCCGATCTCAAGCACCCGCCCACCGCGATCGTCGAGCAGGCGCTGCATGTGCTCGATTCGCTGCACGATGCCATGGCGCATGTGCCGCGCTGGTTTCCCGTGCCGCTCGCGTAG
- a CDS encoding isopenicillin N synthase family dioxygenase: MLLTTMTDTQKLPVIDVAALVAGAPGRDDVAAQIGAACRAHGFFYVTSHGVDAALVQRLEDLSRRFFELPTETKMQWRMALGGRAWRGYFPLGGELTSGRPDWKEGLYLGTELPASHPRVQAKTPVHGPNLFPDLPGFRETILDYMAAVTQLGHRLMEGIALSLGLPAAYFAERYTADPLILFRLFNYPSQPVPEGLDVQWGVGEHTDYGLLTILHQDDVGGLAVHTPGGWIDAPPIPGSFVCNIGDMLDRMTGGLYKSTPHRVKRNTSGRDRLSFPLFFDPDFEARVQPIEGLAGAQARDDSAERWDRANVHAFNGRYGDYLLAKVSKVFPQLRDEVL, from the coding sequence ATGCTCCTCACGACCATGACCGACACGCAGAAGCTTCCCGTGATCGACGTCGCGGCGCTCGTGGCCGGCGCGCCCGGGCGCGACGATGTGGCCGCGCAGATCGGCGCCGCCTGCCGCGCGCACGGCTTCTTCTATGTCACCAGTCACGGCGTCGACGCGGCGCTGGTGCAGCGGCTCGAAGATCTGAGCCGTCGATTCTTCGAACTGCCCACAGAGACAAAGATGCAATGGCGCATGGCCCTGGGCGGGCGCGCCTGGCGCGGCTACTTTCCGCTCGGCGGCGAACTCACCTCGGGCCGGCCCGACTGGAAGGAAGGCCTTTACCTTGGCACCGAGCTGCCCGCGTCGCATCCGCGGGTGCAGGCGAAGACGCCGGTGCACGGTCCGAACCTGTTTCCCGACCTGCCGGGTTTTCGCGAAACCATCCTCGACTACATGGCCGCCGTCACGCAGCTGGGCCACCGGTTGATGGAAGGCATTGCGCTGAGCCTCGGCCTGCCGGCGGCGTATTTTGCCGAGCGCTACACGGCCGACCCGCTGATCCTGTTCCGGCTCTTCAACTACCCCTCGCAGCCCGTGCCCGAAGGGCTCGACGTGCAATGGGGCGTGGGCGAGCACACCGACTACGGCCTGCTCACCATCCTGCACCAGGACGACGTGGGCGGCCTCGCCGTGCACACGCCCGGTGGCTGGATCGACGCGCCGCCGATTCCGGGCTCCTTCGTCTGCAACATCGGCGACATGCTCGACCGCATGACCGGGGGGCTCTACAAGTCGACACCGCACCGCGTGAAGCGCAACACCTCGGGGCGCGACCGGCTCTCGTTCCCGCTATTCTTCGATCCGGACTTCGAAGCGCGCGTGCAGCCCATCGAGGGCCTGGCGGGTGCCCAGGCGCGCGACGACAGCGCCGAGCGCTGGGACCGCGCCAACGTGCACGCCTTCAACGGCCGCTACGGCGACTACCTGCTCGCCAAGGTGTCGAAGGTGTTTCCGCAGCTGCGCGACGAAGTGCTCTGA
- a CDS encoding amino acid ABC transporter ATP-binding protein produces the protein MIELQNVNKWYGSYQALVDIDETIRKGEVVVVCGPSGSGKSTLIRTLNRLEPIQSGRILIEGKDIHAPGTDVNAFRSRIGFVFQQFNLFPHLTVLQNCTMAPMQLRGLSRKEADERAMALLQRVGLASKANAWPSELSGGQQQRVAIARALAMQPPLMLFDEPTSALDPEMVGEVLLVMRDLTRDGMTMVCVTHEMGFAREVADRVLFMDEGKVLERATPDDFFNRPRHPRAQQFLSDIRSPFARDV, from the coding sequence ATGATCGAACTGCAGAACGTCAACAAGTGGTACGGCAGCTACCAGGCATTGGTCGACATCGACGAGACCATCCGCAAGGGCGAAGTGGTCGTGGTGTGCGGCCCTTCGGGCTCGGGCAAGTCGACGCTGATCCGCACCCTGAACCGGCTGGAGCCGATCCAGTCGGGCCGCATCCTCATCGAAGGCAAGGACATCCATGCGCCGGGCACCGACGTGAACGCGTTCCGCTCGCGCATCGGCTTCGTGTTCCAGCAGTTCAACCTGTTCCCGCACCTCACGGTGCTGCAGAACTGCACGATGGCGCCAATGCAGCTGCGCGGCCTCTCGCGCAAGGAGGCCGACGAGCGCGCGATGGCCTTGCTGCAGCGCGTGGGCTTGGCCAGCAAGGCGAATGCGTGGCCGAGCGAACTGTCGGGCGGCCAGCAGCAGCGCGTAGCGATCGCGCGCGCACTCGCCATGCAGCCGCCGCTGATGCTGTTCGACGAGCCCACCAGCGCGCTCGATCCCGAGATGGTGGGCGAGGTGCTGCTGGTGATGCGCGACCTGACGCGCGACGGCATGACCATGGTCTGCGTGACGCACGAGATGGGCTTTGCGCGCGAGGTGGCCGACCGCGTGCTCTTCATGGACGAGGGCAAGGTGCTCGAACGCGCGACGCCCGACGACTTCTTCAACCGGCCGCGGCATCCGCGTGCGCAGCAGTTTCTTTCGGACATCCGCTCGCCGTTCGCGCGCGACGTGTGA
- a CDS encoding amino acid ABC transporter permease: protein MLEIINDYWVYFLIGQYPNGPLGGLVLTLLLASCGLVLALPLGIVLGLARVSPWRWLRWPVTGFVFVVRGLPLLMVIFWAYFFLPSVTGVKTDQFTTMLIALVVFDAAYLAEIVRAGIQGLPRGQMETARALGLDYGRAMRLVVLPQALRSMLPSLVNQFVSTIKETSLGYIIGLAEVSFIATQINTQVFTKPAQIYLILGLTYFILCFGLSRFAYWLERRLARRGISVANSASAPKVSA, encoded by the coding sequence ATGCTGGAAATCATCAACGACTACTGGGTCTACTTCCTCATCGGGCAGTACCCGAACGGGCCGCTGGGCGGTCTCGTGCTGACGCTGCTGCTCGCCTCCTGCGGGCTGGTGCTCGCATTGCCGCTGGGCATCGTGCTTGGCCTGGCGCGCGTGAGCCCGTGGCGCTGGCTGCGCTGGCCAGTGACAGGCTTCGTCTTCGTGGTGCGCGGCCTCCCCTTGCTGATGGTGATCTTCTGGGCCTATTTCTTCCTGCCGAGCGTGACGGGCGTGAAGACCGACCAGTTCACCACCATGCTGATCGCACTCGTGGTGTTCGATGCGGCCTACCTGGCCGAGATCGTGCGCGCCGGCATCCAGGGCCTGCCGCGCGGCCAGATGGAAACCGCCCGCGCGCTGGGCCTGGACTATGGCCGCGCGATGCGCCTCGTGGTGCTGCCGCAGGCGCTGCGCAGCATGCTGCCCTCGCTGGTGAACCAGTTCGTCTCGACCATCAAGGAAACCTCGCTCGGCTACATCATCGGGCTGGCCGAGGTGTCGTTCATCGCGACGCAGATCAACACGCAGGTGTTCACCAAGCCCGCGCAGATCTACCTGATCCTGGGCCTGACCTACTTCATCCTGTGCTTCGGCCTGTCGCGCTTCGCCTACTGGCTCGAACGCCGGCTCGCGCGGCGCGGCATCTCTGTGGCCAATTCCGCTTCGGCTCCTAAGGTATCCGCATGA
- a CDS encoding amino acid ABC transporter permease has protein sequence MPLFDYSLLLTGKYHDMLVAGLWLSLQLLAASLVLALPIALVVALLRLSPLAPLRWLGFAYVESIRNIPLLAHMLFWYFGAPELLPEGIKQWLYAGHIEAYSAIIALSLYTAAFMAEDIRSGIRAIPTVQFEAGRALGFGFLGTMRRVVLPQALRVTVPPLISQTLSLWKNTSIATVIGVAELMYQAGQVESATFRSFESFAFASAAYLSVSLAITGLATWYHHRFPVRTI, from the coding sequence ATGCCCCTGTTCGACTACTCGTTGCTGCTGACCGGCAAGTACCACGACATGCTGGTCGCGGGCCTGTGGCTGTCGCTGCAGCTGCTCGCGGCCTCGCTCGTGCTGGCGCTGCCGATCGCGCTGGTGGTGGCGCTGCTGCGTCTTTCGCCGCTCGCGCCGCTGCGCTGGCTGGGCTTTGCTTACGTGGAATCGATCCGCAACATCCCGTTGCTCGCGCACATGCTGTTCTGGTACTTCGGCGCGCCAGAGCTGCTGCCCGAAGGGATCAAGCAATGGCTCTATGCGGGGCACATCGAGGCCTACAGCGCCATCATTGCGCTTTCGCTCTACACGGCCGCGTTCATGGCGGAAGACATTCGCAGCGGCATCCGCGCGATTCCGACGGTGCAGTTCGAGGCCGGCCGTGCGCTGGGCTTCGGCTTCCTGGGCACGATGCGCCGCGTGGTGCTGCCGCAGGCGCTGCGCGTGACGGTGCCGCCGCTCATCTCGCAGACGCTGAGCCTGTGGAAGAACACCTCGATCGCCACCGTGATCGGCGTGGCCGAGCTGATGTACCAGGCCGGGCAGGTCGAGAGCGCCACCTTCCGCAGCTTCGAGTCGTTCGCATTCGCGAGCGCGGCGTACCTGTCGGTGTCGCTCGCGATCACGGGGCTGGCCACCTGGTATCACCACCGCTTTCCGGTAAGAACCATCTAG